GGGTTATCTGGCCTCTCAGCCGGGACTCAAGAGCGCGGATAATGTTATGTTCGAGCTGGTGAACGAGCCTGTGCTGAGCGATGTGAACGGACAATGGGGCGGCAATCCCTCCCAGCCGAACTTCGCGGCGTTCTGGAATTCGCTGAAGAACTTCCAGAACTCGATGATCTCGACCATCCGCAGCAAGGGCGCGGACAATGTGATCTGGGCTTCCGGGCTCGGCTGGGATCAGCATTACCAGCTGACGGCATCCAGTCCGCTGACCGACCCGCTGAACAATTACGGCTATGCCGTACACTGGTATCCGGGCTACGGCGCTTATGACAATTTCAACTCGCTTCAGCAGATCTGGGATAGCAGCATCAAGCCTGCTGCCGATGCTTACCCGATCAATATTACTGAAACTACCTGGTTCAAGAACCAGCCGGGAGACTCCTCGTATTGGGATCTGTTCAACGGTACGAACGCAGGCTTCGGCAAGAATACCAAAGCGATCTTCACCGCCGCCGGCAATGTCAGCATTGCCGTCCATATGAACGGCTTCCTGCTCGATCCCGGTCCCAAAAGCTCCTTCGCCGATCCGGACGGCGGATTGCTCTATGACGGCAACGCCACCCGGGACGGCATGGCGCGCTTTATCTTCGAATGGTATTATGAGCGGGCACAGTTCAACCCTTGGAACGGGGTGTGGAACGGAGTCACCAACAATGCGAAGTATAAGCTGATCAACCGGGCGTCAGGCAAGGCGATTGATGTTCCGAACGGGCAGAATACGAACGCCCTTCAGCTCCAGCAGTGGCCGGAGAACACCGCGCTGGCTCAGCAATGGACGGTTACGGATATGGGTACGTACAATAATATTTACCGGCTGCGCAGCGTGAATTCTTCCGACAATAAGGTGATGGATGTGCGCAACGGGTCGAAAAATAACGGCGAAGCCATCCAGCTGATGCAGGATCTGAATAACACCGCCCAGCAGTTCCGGCTCATCAAGCTGAGCAACGGCTACTGGAGCATTCTTAATGTGAACAGTAACAAGGCAGTCGAAGTCACAGGAGCCTCCACCGCAGACGGCGCGAAGCTCCAGCAGAACCTCTACCGCGGCGATCTCCACCAGCAGTGGAAGCTGGTTCAGGTGAACTAGAGCTTTATGGTAAGAGCCCCCTTCTCGATCTGCAGGGCGGTCCGGGACAGTACCGGATTGCCGCGCGGGGTGAAGGGGGCTTTTTTGAGCGTGCGGGAGGTGCGAGTGCCGAATGTAATCGCAAAACCGATTACATCGGGCGTGTGTGGAGGGAAACAATTGCCTTTTATACACTTGCTGATGAACGGAAGGCTTCTCCTACAGCAACGGTTGGATAAACAACACTTAATTTTGCGCATTTGCTCTAAAGTGACGAAATTAAACAAATTAGATGCTCCTTTTCCACCTACTCCCGCCCAATCCTGAGAATCCAGCAAATTAAGATACCTTTGTCCACCTATTTCCGAGAGAGAAGATGACACAAGTAGTTTTGCTTGCGGCAGGGCCAGAGAAGGTGTGATTTTTCAACCCGCCTACCCGCCCACTCCCGTCGAAGTTGCTGCATATGCGCCCACAAGCATCACAATCCGCATAAAACAAACCAAGCTCTTTACACCTGCGACTCTCTCACTCCTTATATAAGAAAAGCAACATCCATCCATATAAAAGCAACGTTAAGCTATAGCTTGCAAGGTCCTGTTGTGATTAAATACATAAAGAATACAGTATTTATGCTGATGACTACTAGCTGGCAACTAATCATGGAATGATGGACTCGAAAGGATGAATACGAATCATGGACAAACAGCAACAGCTCGGCTTAACGCCGCCGATGGGATGGAATTCGTGGAACACTTTTACTTGGGATATCAACGAGCAATTGATCCGGGAAGCGGCCGATACGCTGGTGGCGGACGGTTATAAGGATGCGGGTTATGATTACATTGTGATCGACGACTGCTGGAGCCTGAAGGACCGGGACAAGGATGGCAAGCTGGTGGCTGATCCGGTCAAATTCCCGAACGGAATGAAGGCGGTTGCAGATTATATTCACTCCAAGGGACTGAAGTTCGGGATGTACTCTTGTGTGGGAACGCATACCTGCGCCGGGTATCCGGGCAGCTTCGAGCATGAATTCCAGGATGCGGAGTCGCTGGCGGAGTGGGGCGTAGATTTTCTTAAATATGACTACTGTTTCAAGCCCAGACATATGTCGGGGGAGC
This genomic interval from Paenibacillus sp. FSL H8-0332 contains the following:
- a CDS encoding RICIN domain-containing protein — encoded protein: MRKRKLSWSMKLLVMLALLLTPMQSGGGTANAWEGSPVPKLHVSGNQLVNSSGQPVLLSGWHQPTGAYWTYQNSNYYLNRNGGNRHKATLEYLKEITDTFTSTSGKYGNSHGWYSNQVRLFIDREDMGDVAAGTYNFAGLQAATQNLIIPYVEYAKTKGLYVTLGLDFTLLDNKATTQANLDKFNQIWGYLASQPGLKSADNVMFELVNEPVLSDVNGQWGGNPSQPNFAAFWNSLKNFQNSMISTIRSKGADNVIWASGLGWDQHYQLTASSPLTDPLNNYGYAVHWYPGYGAYDNFNSLQQIWDSSIKPAADAYPINITETTWFKNQPGDSSYWDLFNGTNAGFGKNTKAIFTAAGNVSIAVHMNGFLLDPGPKSSFADPDGGLLYDGNATRDGMARFIFEWYYERAQFNPWNGVWNGVTNNAKYKLINRASGKAIDVPNGQNTNALQLQQWPENTALAQQWTVTDMGTYNNIYRLRSVNSSDNKVMDVRNGSKNNGEAIQLMQDLNNTAQQFRLIKLSNGYWSILNVNSNKAVEVTGASTADGAKLQQNLYRGDLHQQWKLVQVN